The following are from one region of the Ignavibacteriota bacterium genome:
- a CDS encoding Crp/Fnr family transcriptional regulator, producing MFELLRKHIEKRVQLSDEEFEIIKTYFIPKKLRKKQFLLNEGEVCRYIGFVNSGCLRIYSIDNKGLEHIVQFAIKDWWVSDLNSFLSGKPAEFNIDVLQDSELLLLEKEARDELLDKCPKMERFFRILIESNHVANNQRIVDSLSTSAEERYLKFIQTYPKLFEIVPQNQIASYLGITPQSLSRIRKELSQK from the coding sequence ATGTTTGAGCTGCTTCGTAAACATATTGAAAAAAGAGTACAACTTTCGGATGAAGAATTTGAAATAATAAAAACTTATTTTATTCCGAAGAAACTCAGGAAGAAACAATTTTTATTGAATGAAGGTGAAGTCTGCAGATATATCGGTTTTGTAAATTCGGGATGTTTGAGAATCTACTCCATTGACAACAAAGGTTTAGAACACATTGTTCAGTTTGCAATTAAAGACTGGTGGGTTTCGGATCTTAACAGCTTCCTTTCGGGAAAACCTGCTGAATTTAATATTGATGTCTTGCAGGATTCAGAGCTTCTGCTTCTTGAAAAAGAAGCCAGAGATGAATTACTTGATAAATGCCCAAAGATGGAAAGATTTTTCCGGATACTGATAGAATCAAACCATGTTGCAAACAATCAGCGTATTGTTGATTCACTCAGCACATCTGCAGAAGAACGCTATCTGAAGTTTATCCAAACCTATCCAAAACTTTTTGAAATAGTCCCACAAAACCAGATTGCTTCTTATCTTGGAATTACACCTCAATCTTTAAGCAGAATTCGAAAAGAGCTTTCACAGAAATAA
- a CDS encoding YceI family protein, with amino-acid sequence MSIWKIDPAHSEINFKAKHLVVSTVRGNFKTFDATIESKKEDFTDAKVKFEADVKSIDTNNDQRNTHLKSADFFDSENHPKMTFVSTSIKRLSDYEYQVKGNLTIRGITKEITLDVIFNGVVTGFGGTEVAGFEVRGKVNRFDYGLQWNALTEAGGVVVSNEIKIEILAEFNKVNKEEKTVNEKELQSV; translated from the coding sequence ATGTCAATATGGAAAATAGACCCGGCACACTCCGAGATAAATTTTAAAGCAAAGCATCTTGTGGTTTCAACTGTAAGAGGTAATTTTAAAACTTTTGATGCTACAATAGAATCAAAGAAGGAAGACTTCACAGATGCAAAGGTTAAATTTGAAGCAGATGTAAAAAGCATCGATACGAATAATGATCAGAGAAACACTCACTTGAAATCAGCAGATTTTTTTGATTCTGAGAACCATCCGAAGATGACTTTCGTTTCTACTTCGATAAAAAGATTATCTGATTATGAATATCAGGTTAAAGGAAATCTTACGATCAGAGGAATAACTAAAGAGATAACTCTCGATGTGATATTTAACGGTGTTGTCACAGGATTCGGTGGGACTGAAGTTGCAGGATTCGAAGTTCGTGGAAAAGTAAACCGATTCGATTATGGACTACAATGGAATGCGCTTACTGAAGCTGGTGGTGTTGTTGTAAGTAATGAAATAAAAATAGAAATACTTGCAGAATTCAACAAAGTTAACAAAGAAGAAAAAACTGTAAACGAAAAAGAATTACAGTCTGTCTGA
- a CDS encoding FAD-binding protein yields the protein MKYQIEIIIPPEKIHEEGFFRYIASRKLSVRPESITAIIPIRRSIDARKSPVFHIFADVYVGEKPSIEKPHYVYKPVDDKKKAIVVGLGPAGIYAALRLIELGIKPIILERGKDIQTRRRDLKSLQSKQIVDNDSNYCFGEGGAGTYTDGKLYTRAVKRGNVSKILEILVQHGGHPDILVDTHPHLGSNKLPKIIANVRHTILNAGGEIHYSSRVTDFIIKSKKIKGVVVNSDQEFFGDAVILAAGHSARDIFKILDKQKLKIEAKPFAMGVRIEHPQPLINEIQYHVKVKPENLPSANYSLATNIDGAGVYSFCMCPGGIIIPAMTAPGEIVVNGMSMERRDSPFANSGLVVEIKEHDWKRSEDDNSPFSALILQQNLEQHAYRLAGNSLAAPAQKAIDFLQGKFTQILPKSSYIPGLTSVRLDEELPSFIVQRLKLALKDFNYRMRGYLSDEAVMVGVESRTSSPVRVPRDRETFMHVELNGLFPCGEGAGYAGGIVSSAIDGENCANAVGRFLNQNINAAHAK from the coding sequence ATGAAATATCAGATTGAAATAATTATACCACCGGAAAAAATTCATGAAGAAGGTTTTTTCCGCTACATTGCTTCCAGAAAATTATCGGTAAGACCTGAGTCTATAACAGCAATTATACCGATCAGAAGGTCTATCGATGCGCGTAAAAGTCCGGTATTCCACATTTTTGCAGATGTTTACGTTGGAGAAAAACCTTCCATAGAGAAGCCGCATTACGTTTATAAACCAGTGGATGATAAGAAGAAAGCAATTGTAGTTGGATTGGGTCCTGCAGGAATATATGCTGCATTGAGATTGATTGAACTTGGGATTAAACCAATAATACTTGAACGTGGGAAAGACATTCAAACGCGGAGACGTGATTTAAAATCTCTGCAAAGTAAACAAATAGTTGATAATGATTCTAATTATTGTTTCGGTGAAGGCGGAGCAGGAACGTACACCGACGGAAAACTTTATACACGAGCTGTCAAGCGGGGTAATGTTTCCAAAATTTTGGAAATTCTTGTTCAGCATGGCGGGCACCCTGATATTCTTGTTGATACCCATCCTCATCTTGGCTCAAATAAATTACCAAAAATTATTGCTAATGTAAGACATACAATCTTAAATGCAGGTGGTGAGATACATTATTCTTCCAGAGTAACAGACTTTATCATAAAGAGTAAAAAGATAAAAGGAGTTGTTGTCAATTCCGATCAGGAATTTTTTGGCGATGCAGTTATTCTTGCTGCCGGTCATTCAGCAAGAGATATTTTTAAAATACTGGATAAACAAAAATTAAAAATTGAAGCTAAACCTTTTGCCATGGGTGTAAGAATCGAACATCCGCAGCCATTGATAAATGAGATTCAATACCATGTAAAAGTGAAACCGGAAAATCTTCCTTCTGCAAACTATAGTCTTGCTACTAATATTGATGGTGCGGGTGTTTACTCATTTTGTATGTGCCCCGGAGGGATTATAATACCAGCTATGACCGCACCGGGTGAAATTGTTGTAAATGGAATGTCAATGGAAAGACGAGATTCACCATTTGCCAATTCAGGTTTGGTTGTTGAAATAAAGGAACATGATTGGAAGCGATCTGAAGATGACAACTCTCCATTCAGTGCGTTAATTCTTCAGCAAAATTTAGAACAGCACGCTTACAGGCTTGCAGGAAATTCATTAGCTGCACCTGCACAAAAAGCAATTGATTTTCTTCAAGGAAAATTCACACAAATACTGCCAAAATCATCATACATACCAGGGCTTACTTCAGTAAGACTTGATGAAGAACTTCCATCATTCATAGTTCAAAGATTAAAATTAGCTTTAAAAGATTTTAACTACAGGATGAGAGGTTATCTTAGTGATGAAGCAGTAATGGTAGGTGTTGAAAGCAGGACAAGTTCTCCGGTCAGAGTTCCCAGAGACCGGGAAACTTTTATGCACGTTGAATTAAATGGATTATTTCCATGCGGTGAAGGTGCTGGGTATGCTGGCGGGATTGTTTCTTCTGCTATTGATGGCGAGAATTGTGCAAATGCTGTTGGCAGATTTCTAAACCAGAATATCAATGCTGCACATGCTAAATAA
- a CDS encoding SDR family oxidoreductase: METGLKDKTVLITASSKGIGKATAELFAEEGCKVAISSRSKENLLVTAKELREKYNTDIFWSVCDLNKQKDIENTFAAVSSNFGNIDILVNNCGGPVPGLFQELEEEDWNFAYEQVLLSAIRFSKLVLPGMMANYWGRIINLTSISVKQPVDNLILSNSLRAGVTGFAKSLSNEIAKFNITVNNVATGMTLTSRLYELAVVAGKEKGKSHEEILAEMAKQIPLNRLAKPEEIASVVLFLASIPASYVTGITIQVDGGYTKSIF; encoded by the coding sequence GTGGAAACAGGTCTAAAGGATAAGACTGTTCTTATCACAGCATCTAGCAAAGGAATTGGAAAAGCAACTGCAGAATTATTTGCAGAAGAGGGTTGTAAGGTGGCTATATCTTCACGCTCTAAAGAAAATCTGCTTGTTACAGCCAAAGAATTGAGAGAAAAATACAACACCGATATTTTCTGGTCTGTTTGTGATCTGAACAAGCAGAAAGATATAGAGAATACATTTGCAGCGGTCAGTTCTAATTTTGGTAATATAGACATACTTGTAAATAACTGTGGCGGTCCTGTTCCTGGTTTATTTCAGGAACTTGAAGAAGAAGATTGGAATTTTGCTTATGAACAGGTGCTTCTAAGTGCAATTAGATTTTCAAAACTTGTTTTACCAGGTATGATGGCAAATTATTGGGGACGAATAATTAATTTAACATCAATTTCTGTAAAGCAGCCCGTTGATAATTTAATACTTTCGAATTCTCTTCGGGCAGGAGTTACCGGCTTTGCAAAATCTCTGAGTAACGAAATTGCAAAATTTAATATCACTGTTAACAATGTTGCAACCGGAATGACTTTGACAAGCAGGTTGTATGAACTCGCAGTAGTTGCAGGAAAAGAAAAAGGAAAATCTCATGAAGAAATCCTGGCTGAGATGGCAAAGCAAATTCCTCTTAATCGTCTTGCAAAACCTGAAGAGATTGCTTCAGTAGTTTTATTTCTTGCTTCAATACCGGCAAGCTATGTTACAGGTATAACCATTCAGGTTGATGGCGGATACACAAAAAGTATTTTTTAA